A part of Caldicellulosiruptor owensensis OL genomic DNA contains:
- a CDS encoding arabinan endo-1,5-alpha-L-arabinosidase, with protein MSKKMFFSCWILMVCSLLAILSNIIAFSSVVKKNILVQNIKVTYPKAPLKITLYDLSIINDEKKWTVNNVHDPAIIKADNGWYYIYSTDVKVGGVPKPGIQIRKSKDLIHWQFVGYVFNGKDYVYGGIPKGAYEWTQATNLWAPDIKKMNGKYYLYYAASQFGKNQSYIGLATATNPEGPWKDEGEVIKTKQGDVVNAIDPCLTFDANGQPWLVYGSFFGGIYIIKIDKKTGKPAEKGFGKLIARRDMSVQDAIEGPYIIYNPKFKKYYLFVSYDSLFTDYNVRVGRADKITGPYVDYNGKFMTDIESPPSEVGTKILGGYHFENDDGWIAPGHNSILIDGNDYYIIHHARGALDKNWPYLHVRKILWTDDGWPVVSPERYAGEKEQVLSKDLVVGIWERIVLDPYDYLQSEPVKITLLKSGKINSENSSDFWTFVSPNTIKLNWCKDKTKKIYEVETVKVIPAWDWESWKPTLVFTGLSNKGIAVWGKKVK; from the coding sequence ATGTCTAAAAAAATGTTTTTTAGTTGTTGGATTTTAATGGTTTGTAGTTTGCTTGCTATACTTTCAAACATCATAGCCTTTTCTTCAGTAGTTAAAAAAAATATCCTAGTTCAAAATATTAAAGTAACTTACCCCAAAGCACCTCTAAAAATAACCTTATATGATTTATCAATTATAAACGATGAAAAGAAGTGGACAGTCAACAATGTTCATGACCCTGCAATTATCAAAGCTGATAACGGATGGTACTATATATACTCTACTGATGTAAAAGTTGGAGGTGTGCCAAAACCAGGAATACAAATTCGAAAATCAAAAGATTTGATTCACTGGCAGTTTGTTGGATATGTATTCAATGGAAAAGATTATGTTTATGGTGGTATTCCAAAAGGCGCTTATGAGTGGACCCAGGCAACAAATCTTTGGGCTCCAGATATAAAAAAGATGAATGGTAAATACTATCTTTATTATGCTGCGTCTCAATTTGGAAAGAATCAATCGTATATTGGTTTAGCCACAGCTACAAATCCAGAAGGACCATGGAAAGACGAAGGTGAAGTTATAAAAACAAAACAGGGTGATGTTGTCAACGCAATTGACCCATGCCTTACATTTGATGCAAATGGTCAGCCTTGGCTTGTGTATGGTTCTTTCTTTGGGGGAATATATATAATCAAGATTGATAAAAAAACAGGCAAGCCCGCTGAAAAAGGGTTTGGAAAGCTTATTGCAAGAAGAGATATGAGTGTTCAAGATGCAATCGAAGGTCCGTATATCATTTACAATCCAAAGTTTAAAAAGTATTATCTTTTTGTCTCATATGATTCTTTATTCACTGATTATAATGTCAGAGTTGGAAGGGCTGACAAGATTACAGGACCATATGTCGATTATAATGGAAAGTTTATGACTGATATTGAATCTCCCCCTTCTGAAGTTGGAACTAAGATTTTGGGCGGTTACCATTTCGAAAATGATGATGGTTGGATTGCACCAGGACACAACTCTATCTTGATAGATGGAAATGATTATTATATAATCCATCATGCAAGAGGAGCTTTGGATAAAAACTGGCCTTATCTACATGTACGAAAAATCCTGTGGACAGATGATGGATGGCCTGTTGTATCACCTGAGAGATATGCGGGCGAAAAAGAACAGGTTCTGTCTAAAGACTTGGTTGTGGGTATTTGGGAAAGGATAGTGCTTGATCCGTATGATTATCTCCAGTCAGAGCCAGTAAAAATTACTCTTCTTAAGAGTGGAAAGATAAATTCTGAAAATAGTAGCGACTTTTGGACATTTGTTTCACCAAATACAATAAAACTAAACTGGTGCAAAGATAAAACCAAAAAGATTTATGAAGTTGAAACTGTCAAGGTCATACCAGCATGGGATTGGGAGAGCTGGAAGCCAACCTTGGTCTTCACTGGTCTTAGCAACAAAGGAATTGCGGTTTGGGGGAAGAAAGTAAAATAA
- the arfA gene encoding arabinosylfuranosidase ArfA, whose amino-acid sequence MKKAKVIYDKEFVIGQVDKRIYGSFLEHMGRAIYTGIYEPDHPQADEMGFRKDVLELVRQLNVPIVRYPGGNFVSGYNWEDGIGPKEKRPRRLELAWRAIETNEVGVNEFVEWAKRANTSVMMTVNLGTRGIDAARNLVEYCNFPGGTYYSDLRRQHGYQQPHNIKVWCLGNEMDGDWQIGHKTAYEYGRLARETAKVMKWVDPSIELVAAGSSGPKMPTFPEWEAIVLDHTYDVVDYVSLHVYYGNPEKDTKNFVAKSLEMEEFIKTVISTIDYVKAKKRSKKVVNISFDEWNVWYHAHTEGKDQKAEPWALVRPIAEEDYVFEDAILVGCMLIALLKHCDRVKMACMAQLVNVIAPITTVKGGIAYRQVIYYPFMHAANFGHGVALLPKINSPKYDSKDFTDVPYIETVATYNEEKDEITVFAVNRDLEEEMKVEFKLDGFEGFEVVEHIVYESDDIYKGNTQDKPDNVVPHKGGNSKIEGNVLTSILPKFSWNVIRLKKKEN is encoded by the coding sequence ATGAAAAAAGCAAAAGTCATCTACGATAAGGAGTTTGTAATCGGGCAAGTAGACAAGAGAATCTATGGTTCATTTTTGGAACACATGGGAAGAGCAATATACACAGGAATCTATGAACCAGACCATCCACAGGCTGATGAAATGGGGTTTAGAAAGGATGTTTTAGAACTTGTTCGGCAGCTTAATGTTCCTATTGTAAGATATCCTGGCGGCAATTTTGTGTCGGGATATAACTGGGAAGATGGTATTGGTCCAAAAGAAAAAAGACCGAGAAGACTTGAGCTTGCGTGGAGAGCCATTGAGACAAATGAGGTTGGCGTAAATGAATTTGTTGAATGGGCAAAAAGAGCAAACACCTCTGTTATGATGACAGTGAACCTTGGCACACGTGGAATTGACGCTGCAAGAAACTTAGTTGAGTATTGCAACTTTCCAGGCGGCACATACTACAGTGATTTGAGACGTCAGCATGGTTATCAGCAGCCGCACAACATAAAGGTTTGGTGTCTTGGGAACGAGATGGATGGTGACTGGCAAATAGGTCACAAAACTGCATATGAGTATGGAAGGCTTGCAAGAGAGACAGCAAAGGTTATGAAGTGGGTAGACCCTAGTATTGAGCTTGTTGCAGCGGGAAGCTCAGGTCCCAAAATGCCAACATTTCCTGAGTGGGAAGCAATTGTTTTGGACCACACATATGATGTTGTAGATTATGTTTCTTTGCATGTGTACTATGGAAATCCTGAAAAGGACACAAAGAACTTTGTTGCAAAATCGCTTGAAATGGAAGAGTTTATCAAAACAGTTATATCAACAATTGACTATGTAAAGGCTAAAAAGAGAAGTAAAAAGGTTGTCAATATCTCATTTGATGAGTGGAATGTATGGTATCATGCTCACACAGAGGGCAAAGACCAAAAAGCTGAGCCGTGGGCTTTGGTCCGACCAATTGCTGAAGAAGATTATGTGTTCGAAGATGCAATTTTGGTGGGATGCATGCTAATTGCACTTTTGAAACACTGTGATAGAGTCAAGATGGCGTGCATGGCACAGCTTGTAAATGTAATTGCCCCAATTACCACTGTAAAGGGTGGAATTGCTTACAGACAGGTAATCTACTATCCTTTCATGCATGCTGCAAACTTTGGACATGGAGTTGCACTGCTTCCCAAGATAAATTCTCCTAAATATGACTCAAAAGACTTTACTGATGTTCCATACATTGAAACAGTTGCAACTTACAATGAGGAAAAGGATGAAATAACAGTCTTTGCAGTCAACAGAGATTTAGAAGAGGAGATGAAAGTTGAATTTAAGCTTGATGGTTTTGAAGGTTTTGAGGTTGTGGAGCACATTGTATATGAAAGTGATGATATTTACAAAGGAAACACTCAAGATAAGCCTGACAATGTTGTGCCTCACAAAGGTGGAAATTCAAAGATAGAAGGCAATGTTTTAACATCCATATTGCCCAAATTCTCATGGAATGTAATCAGGTTAAAGAAGAAAGAAAATTAA
- the melA gene encoding alpha-glucosidase/alpha-galactosidase: MLKIAIIGAGSGVFTRNLVRDILSYPELRDSTIALMDIDSIRLEFMKKALQKLIDQEKYPTKLEATTDRKEALKGAKYVIVTIQVGGLKPYEYDIYIPLKYGVKQAVGDTIGPGGVFRALRTIPVLLDIAKDMGELCPDALLLNYVNPMAMNCWALNKATNIKNVGLCHSVQGTAEFLAKIIGAKMEEISYLCAGINHMAWFLKFEWNGKDAYPLIREKANDPEIYTQDVTKFEILKHFGYYVSESSFHMSEYVPYFRKSDDWINRIHKTHSWHKEHYNGMYLHCCLDAAKTLLEDLKKMAEADYIDPKRSNEYCATIIHSIETNTPSVINGNVENKGLITNLPEGCCVEVPCLVDRNGIQPTYVGNLPPQLAALNRTNINVQELAVIAALTGDREAVYHAIMMDPLTSAVLDLDQLRQMVDEMFEAEKEWLPDGFYR; the protein is encoded by the coding sequence ATGCTCAAAATAGCTATCATAGGTGCAGGAAGTGGAGTTTTCACAAGAAACCTGGTAAGAGACATTTTGTCGTACCCAGAGTTAAGAGACTCTACAATAGCGCTTATGGACATTGATAGTATAAGGCTTGAATTTATGAAAAAAGCTTTGCAAAAACTCATTGATCAGGAAAAGTATCCAACCAAACTTGAAGCCACAACTGATAGAAAAGAAGCTCTAAAAGGTGCAAAATATGTGATTGTCACAATACAAGTTGGAGGTTTAAAACCTTACGAATATGACATTTACATTCCTCTAAAATATGGTGTAAAACAGGCAGTTGGTGATACAATAGGTCCAGGTGGGGTTTTCAGGGCTCTTAGAACAATACCAGTTTTGCTTGACATTGCAAAGGACATGGGAGAGCTGTGTCCAGATGCTCTTCTTCTTAACTATGTAAATCCAATGGCAATGAACTGCTGGGCGTTAAATAAAGCTACGAATATAAAAAATGTAGGGCTTTGTCATAGTGTTCAAGGAACTGCAGAATTTTTAGCAAAGATTATTGGTGCAAAGATGGAAGAGATTTCATACTTATGTGCAGGTATAAACCACATGGCATGGTTTTTAAAATTTGAGTGGAATGGGAAAGATGCATATCCTCTTATAAGGGAAAAAGCAAATGATCCAGAAATCTATACGCAGGATGTTACTAAATTCGAGATATTAAAGCATTTTGGGTATTATGTTTCAGAGTCAAGTTTTCACATGTCTGAATATGTTCCCTATTTTCGAAAGAGCGACGATTGGATAAATAGAATCCATAAAACCCATTCATGGCACAAAGAACATTACAATGGCATGTATCTACACTGTTGCTTGGATGCTGCAAAAACATTACTTGAAGACCTGAAGAAGATGGCAGAGGCAGACTATATTGATCCGAAAAGAAGTAACGAATACTGTGCAACTATCATTCATTCAATAGAGACAAATACGCCAAGCGTAATAAATGGTAATGTTGAGAACAAGGGGTTGATAACAAATCTACCTGAAGGATGCTGCGTAGAAGTACCATGTTTGGTTGACAGAAATGGTATTCAGCCAACTTATGTTGGAAATCTTCCACCACAGCTTGCAGCTTTAAACAGAACAAATATAAATGTTCAAGAGCTTGCTGTAATTGCTGCTTTGACAGGTGATAGGGAGGCAGTCTATCATGCGATTATGATGGACCCTCTCACAAGTGCTGTTTTGGATTTAGACCAACTACGTCAGATGGTTGATGAGATGTTTGAAGCTGAAAAAGAATGGCTGCCAGATGGGTTTTATAGGTAA
- a CDS encoding GNAT family N-acetyltransferase — MEFVVRRATYDDIKAIKEITKEAFTKYCELAGIDPAKNAAVNETEEDIKRDIDTKEVYVAFMDGIIVGTIRVEIFPDKTAYISRFGVRLNYQNNGVGKALMKVVDERLKELGVKKVYLHTASKVRDLVRFYYARGFYIVSTSNENGYIRALLCKEYNEEN, encoded by the coding sequence ATGGAATTTGTTGTTCGAAGAGCAACCTATGATGATATCAAAGCTATAAAAGAAATAACAAAAGAGGCATTTACAAAGTATTGTGAGCTTGCAGGTATTGACCCTGCCAAAAATGCAGCTGTAAACGAAACAGAAGAGGATATAAAAAGGGATATCGACACAAAAGAGGTTTATGTTGCTTTTATGGATGGAATAATTGTAGGTACTATCAGAGTGGAAATATTCCCTGACAAAACGGCATATATAAGCAGGTTTGGAGTAAGGCTCAACTATCAAAATAACGGTGTTGGAAAAGCTCTTATGAAGGTGGTAGATGAAAGATTAAAAGAACTTGGGGTCAAAAAGGTTTATCTTCACACAGCTTCAAAGGTGCGCGACCTTGTTCGATTCTATTATGCAAGAGGATTTTATATTGTGTCAACATCAAATGAAAATGGGTATATTAGAGCACTTTTATGTAAAGAGTATAATGAAGAAAATTAA
- the ruvC gene encoding crossover junction endodeoxyribonuclease RuvC, translated as MRVLGIDPGIALTGYGIIESKNGSEFKVIDYGKIETSNCLKKSMRFLHLHTELCSIISLYQPDVVAIEELFFNKNSKTAITIGEARGVIILTCIQNSLSVYEYTPLQIKQSITGYGRADKVQIQKMVKSLLGLPEIPKPDDVADALAVAVCHILSSSSVLYQEDEI; from the coding sequence TTGCGAGTGCTTGGTATTGACCCTGGAATTGCGCTGACTGGTTATGGAATTATAGAGTCTAAAAATGGGTCAGAGTTTAAAGTAATCGACTATGGTAAAATAGAAACTTCGAACTGTCTCAAGAAGTCGATGAGATTTTTACATCTTCATACTGAGCTTTGTAGCATAATTTCGCTGTACCAGCCTGATGTTGTTGCAATTGAAGAACTTTTTTTCAACAAAAATTCCAAAACTGCCATTACAATTGGTGAAGCAAGAGGTGTGATTATTCTCACATGTATTCAGAATAGCCTGAGCGTTTATGAATATACTCCTCTTCAGATAAAACAATCGATAACTGGATATGGTAGAGCAGATAAAGTTCAAATACAGAAGATGGTCAAAAGTTTGCTTGGTCTTCCTGAGATTCCAAAACCAGATGATGTTGCAGATGCTTTGGCTGTTGCAGTGTGTCATATACTGTCAAGCTCTTCGGTACTTTATCAGGAGGATGAAATATGA
- the ruvA gene encoding Holliday junction branch migration protein RuvA: MIDSIVGTIQEVFSNYVILNYNNLYIKIHCNGAKFSEFLGKEKRVYVSLKFNENLSELECYGFLTREERELFLKLQKVTGVGSKLALQILASIDFQELIVEIAKGNVARLEKVKGIGKKTASRIILELKETLKKEFKVAATTGKEEKTYEKLEEISLALLSLGYDIDEVNQVLSSGDFSELSLEDGIKLALKKLSKI, translated from the coding sequence ATGATAGATTCTATTGTGGGAACCATCCAAGAGGTATTTAGTAACTATGTTATCCTCAATTATAACAATTTATACATAAAAATACATTGTAATGGCGCAAAATTTTCTGAATTTTTAGGCAAAGAAAAGAGAGTGTATGTTAGCCTAAAGTTTAATGAAAATTTATCAGAGCTTGAATGTTATGGTTTTTTGACAAGAGAGGAAAGAGAACTTTTTTTAAAGCTTCAGAAGGTAACTGGTGTTGGTAGCAAATTAGCTCTTCAGATTCTCGCCTCAATAGACTTTCAAGAGCTTATTGTTGAGATTGCAAAGGGAAATGTGGCAAGACTTGAGAAGGTAAAAGGAATTGGAAAAAAAACTGCAAGCAGGATAATTCTTGAACTCAAAGAGACACTCAAAAAAGAGTTTAAAGTGGCTGCCACTACAGGTAAAGAAGAAAAAACTTACGAAAAACTTGAAGAAATCTCTTTAGCACTTTTATCCTTGGGGTATGACATTGATGAAGTCAACCAGGTTCTTTCATCCGGAGATTTTTCTGAACTTTCTTTGGAAGATGGGATAAAACTTGCTTTGAAAAAGTTATCAAAGATTTGA
- the ruvB gene encoding Holliday junction branch migration DNA helicase RuvB, with amino-acid sequence MGRLLDNKFSVEDVHEESLRPKTLEDYIGQQKVKEKVKIFIEAAKKRKEPLDHVLLYGPPGLGKTTLANIIANEMGVDIKVTSGPAIERAGDLVAILTNIGENNILFIDEIHRLNRTIEEVLYPAMEDKKVDIVIGKGPSAKTIRLTLPPFTLIGATTRAGLLSSPLRDRFGIIERLDYYTVEELSQIVMRSASILKCDIEKEACIEIAKRSRGTPRVANRLLRRLRDYAMVKYTGSITYEVAKNGLEMFEVDEYGLDLVDRNILEAIVYKFSGGPVGLSTIAAAIGEDEGTIEDIYEPYLIQEGFLVKTARGRVATQKAINHIAKIKFRLKGSGDKR; translated from the coding sequence ATGGGAAGACTGCTTGACAATAAATTTTCTGTTGAAGATGTTCATGAGGAATCATTAAGACCAAAGACACTTGAAGATTATATAGGTCAGCAAAAAGTGAAAGAAAAAGTAAAAATTTTTATTGAAGCTGCCAAAAAAAGAAAAGAACCTCTTGACCATGTACTCTTATATGGTCCGCCTGGTCTTGGAAAAACGACCTTGGCAAACATTATTGCAAATGAGATGGGAGTTGATATAAAAGTAACATCTGGCCCTGCAATAGAAAGAGCAGGCGACCTGGTTGCTATTCTTACAAATATTGGTGAAAATAATATTTTATTCATTGATGAAATTCACAGATTGAACAGGACAATCGAAGAGGTTTTATATCCTGCAATGGAAGACAAAAAGGTTGATATTGTGATTGGCAAAGGTCCGTCTGCAAAGACCATAAGATTGACTTTACCACCTTTTACACTCATTGGAGCAACAACAAGGGCAGGTCTTTTGTCATCACCACTAAGGGACAGGTTTGGAATAATAGAAAGACTTGACTATTACACAGTTGAAGAGCTTAGCCAGATTGTTATGAGATCTGCCAGCATTTTAAAGTGCGATATAGAAAAAGAAGCATGCATAGAGATTGCAAAGCGCTCAAGAGGAACTCCGAGAGTTGCAAACAGGCTACTTAGAAGACTTAGAGATTATGCTATGGTAAAGTACACAGGAAGTATAACATATGAGGTTGCCAAGAATGGACTTGAGATGTTTGAGGTGGACGAATATGGACTTGACCTTGTGGACAGAAACATATTAGAAGCAATAGTTTACAAATTTAGCGGAGGACCTGTTGGACTTTCTACAATTGCAGCTGCCATTGGAGAAGATGAAGGGACAATTGAAGATATCTATGAACCTTATTTGATTCAAGAAGGCTTTTTAGTAAAAACAGCGCGAGGAAGAGTTGCAACTCAAAAAGCCATAAATCACATAGCAAAGATAAAGTTTAGGCTCAAAGGGAGCGGTGATAAAAGATGA
- a CDS encoding epoxyqueuosine reductase QueH, which produces MRLLMHTCCGPCSVYPLEKLSEEGHEVFGLFFNPNIHPYTEFKNRLDSAKLFYDLRGKKLIVIEEYPLEEFLRSCAFRENARCIYCYSVRLERTALVAKKSGFDAFTTSLLVSPYQKHELIKELGTAISKKYNIEFYYRDFREGFREGRQKAREIGLYMQKYCGCIYSEKERFYKEAKQKDTKGFEENLLL; this is translated from the coding sequence ATGAGGTTACTTATGCACACATGCTGTGGCCCTTGTAGTGTGTACCCTTTGGAAAAGCTAAGTGAAGAGGGACATGAAGTTTTTGGGCTTTTTTTTAATCCGAACATTCATCCTTATACGGAATTTAAAAACAGATTAGATTCAGCAAAGCTTTTTTATGACCTGCGCGGTAAAAAACTTATTGTTATAGAAGAGTACCCTTTGGAAGAGTTTTTGCGCAGCTGCGCTTTTAGAGAAAATGCAAGGTGTATTTATTGTTATTCTGTAAGGTTAGAAAGAACTGCTTTGGTTGCCAAAAAAAGTGGGTTTGATGCCTTTACGACCTCTCTTTTGGTAAGTCCTTATCAAAAGCATGAACTTATAAAAGAACTTGGAACAGCCATTTCAAAAAAGTACAATATTGAGTTTTATTATAGAGATTTCAGAGAAGGATTTAGAGAAGGAAGGCAAAAAGCAAGAGAAATAGGACTTTATATGCAAAAGTATTGCGGTTGCATTTACAGTGAAAAAGAGAGGTTTTACAAAGAAGCAAAACAAAAAGACACAAAGGGTTTTGAGGAAAATTTGCTATTGTAA
- the rplU gene encoding 50S ribosomal protein L21: MYAIIETGGKQYKVQEGDVLKVEKLKADVDSVVKIDKVLAISSNDGFVVGKPYVDGAYVEAKVLEHAKDKKIIVFTYKSKTGYHRKLGHRQWYTKIQITKIAK; this comes from the coding sequence ATGTATGCAATAATTGAGACAGGTGGGAAGCAATATAAAGTACAAGAGGGCGATGTTTTAAAGGTTGAAAAACTGAAAGCTGATGTTGACTCTGTGGTAAAGATTGACAAGGTATTAGCAATTTCGTCCAACGATGGTTTTGTTGTTGGAAAGCCATATGTAGATGGCGCATATGTTGAAGCGAAGGTTTTGGAACATGCAAAGGATAAGAAAATCATAGTATTTACTTACAAATCAAAAACAGGTTATCACAGAAAACTTGGACATCGCCAGTGGTATACAAAGATTCAGATAACGAAAATAGCAAAGTAA
- a CDS encoding ribosomal-processing cysteine protease Prp has translation MIEATFLKSRKKGYYKITVKGHSHFAPKGKDIVCSAVSSIVLANVNGCIEILKAEHLLEQKEGYLEFEVLNNNEEVTKGCSLLLQTACLALKEIESQYPKYVKVEVKEDEANI, from the coding sequence ATGATTGAAGCTACTTTTTTGAAATCACGAAAGAAAGGGTATTATAAAATAACTGTAAAAGGACACAGCCATTTTGCTCCAAAAGGTAAAGACATAGTTTGCAGTGCCGTCTCTTCAATAGTACTTGCAAATGTGAATGGCTGTATTGAGATATTGAAAGCTGAGCATTTGTTAGAACAAAAAGAAGGCTATTTAGAGTTTGAAGTGCTAAATAACAATGAAGAAGTAACAAAGGGCTGTTCACTTCTTCTTCAAACGGCATGTTTAGCTTTAAAAGAGATAGAATCTCAGTATCCAAAATATGTTAAAGTGGAGGTGAAAGAAGATGAAGCTAATATTTGA
- the rpmA gene encoding 50S ribosomal protein L27 codes for MKLIFDIQLFAHKKAGGSTRNGRDSESKRLGVKRSDGQFVLAGNILVRQRGTKFHPGKNVGRGGDDTLFALVTGYVKFENKRGKKVVSVIPAEEMVAVQ; via the coding sequence ATGAAGCTAATATTTGATATTCAGCTTTTTGCACATAAGAAAGCTGGTGGTTCAACAAGAAACGGAAGAGATAGCGAGTCAAAAAGACTTGGTGTTAAAAGGTCAGACGGTCAGTTTGTTTTAGCAGGAAACATTTTAGTAAGACAGAGAGGAACCAAATTCCACCCTGGTAAAAATGTTGGTCGTGGTGGAGATGATACTCTTTTTGCTTTAGTTACAGGTTATGTAAAGTTTGAAAACAAGAGAGGCAAAAAAGTTGTATCTGTAATTCCAGCTGAAGAAATGGTTGCTGTTCAATAA
- the obgE gene encoding GTPase ObgE, protein MFVDIAKIFVKAGDGGDGIVAFRREKYVPAGGPAGGDGGKGGDVIFVADRELNTLLDFKYKRHYKAQNGERGGPNNMHGKDGEDLIIKVPVGTVIKDAETGEIIADLSREGDRAIVAHGGRGGRGNAHFATATRQVPRFAEVGEKGDELWVILELKVLADVGLIGYPNVGKSTFLSVATNARPEIANYPFTTKYPNLGIVYISEGESFVLADIPGLIEGASEGAGLGHQFLRHVERTKVLIHIVDVSGSEGREPVEDFIKINEELKKYSPELAQKPQIVAANKMDLPDAQAYFELFKEEIEKMGYEVYPVSAVTGMGVREVLKRAYEILKEQKKSESEQEDTKPRTFVYYKKKDIKPLTIRKENGIYVIEGTVVEKVARNIVLNDHDSFRYFQNFLNKLGVFDKLREMGIKDGDIVRILDVEFEYYE, encoded by the coding sequence ATGTTTGTGGACATAGCAAAAATTTTCGTCAAAGCAGGAGACGGTGGAGATGGCATAGTTGCGTTCAGACGTGAAAAGTATGTCCCAGCAGGAGGTCCTGCAGGTGGCGATGGCGGGAAAGGCGGAGATGTCATTTTTGTTGCTGACAGGGAACTAAATACCTTGCTTGACTTTAAATACAAGAGACATTACAAGGCACAAAACGGAGAGCGTGGAGGACCTAACAATATGCATGGAAAAGATGGTGAAGATTTGATAATAAAGGTTCCTGTTGGAACTGTGATAAAAGATGCTGAAACTGGTGAGATAATTGCTGACCTTTCACGCGAGGGCGACAGAGCAATTGTTGCACATGGTGGTAGAGGTGGCAGAGGAAATGCTCATTTTGCAACAGCCACAAGGCAAGTTCCAAGGTTTGCTGAGGTTGGGGAGAAAGGGGACGAGCTTTGGGTAATTTTGGAACTAAAAGTCTTGGCAGATGTTGGGCTTATCGGCTATCCCAATGTTGGGAAGTCAACCTTCTTGTCTGTTGCAACAAACGCAAGACCTGAGATAGCAAACTATCCGTTTACAACAAAGTATCCAAACCTTGGAATTGTATATATCAGCGAGGGTGAAAGCTTTGTATTGGCAGACATACCAGGGCTTATTGAAGGTGCAAGCGAAGGTGCAGGTCTTGGACATCAGTTTTTGAGACATGTTGAAAGGACAAAAGTTTTGATTCATATTGTTGATGTGTCGGGAAGTGAAGGAAGGGAGCCTGTTGAAGATTTTATAAAAATCAATGAGGAGCTTAAAAAATACAGTCCTGAGCTTGCCCAAAAGCCTCAAATTGTTGCGGCAAACAAGATGGACCTTCCTGATGCACAGGCATATTTTGAGCTTTTCAAGGAAGAGATTGAAAAGATGGGATATGAAGTTTATCCTGTCTCTGCTGTAACTGGTATGGGCGTGAGAGAGGTTTTGAAGAGGGCTTATGAAATTTTAAAGGAGCAAAAGAAAAGTGAAAGTGAACAAGAAGATACAAAACCACGCACATTTGTGTATTATAAAAAGAAGGATATAAAACCGTTGACTATAAGAAAAGAAAATGGGATTTATGTTATAGAAGGAACAGTTGTAGAAAAAGTTGCAAGAAATATAGTTTTAAATGACCATGACTCATTCAGATATTTTCAAAATTTCTTAAACAAACTTGGAGTATTTGACAAACTGAGGGAAATGGGCATCAAGGATGGCGACATTGTGAGGATACTTGATGTTGAGTTTGAATATTATGAATAA
- the yhbY gene encoding ribosome assembly RNA-binding protein YhbY: protein MLTSKQRARLRSMANTMDAIVRIGKEGITERVLKQIDEALSARELIKIALEKNCEIEPKQAIAHICEKLNAEPVQVIGRKIVIYRMSEENPRIQI from the coding sequence TTGCTAACATCTAAGCAAAGAGCAAGACTCAGGAGTATGGCAAATACAATGGATGCAATTGTTCGAATTGGCAAGGAAGGAATTACAGAAAGAGTCCTAAAACAAATAGATGAAGCACTTTCTGCAAGAGAACTTATAAAAATTGCCCTTGAGAAGAATTGTGAGATAGAGCCAAAACAGGCTATAGCTCATATATGTGAAAAACTAAACGCAGAGCCTGTACAGGTGATAGGCAGAAAGATTGTAATTTATAGAATGTCTGAAGAAAATCCAAGAATTCAGATTTAA